The following are from one region of the Gossypium hirsutum isolate 1008001.06 chromosome D03, Gossypium_hirsutum_v2.1, whole genome shotgun sequence genome:
- the LOC107950205 gene encoding laccase-4: protein MEMAPWIRVLMLLACLWFPASVECMVRHYKFNVVLKNTTRLCSTKPIVTVNGRYPGPTLVAREDDTILVKVVNHVKYNLSIHWHGIRQIRTGWADGPAYITQCPIQPGQNYVYTFTLTGQRGTLWYHAHILWLRATVHGAIVILPKRDVPYPFPKPHKEEIVVLGEWWKSDVEAVINEALKSGLAPNVSDAHTINGHPGPVPGCPSKGYTLPVKPGKTYMLRIINAALNEELFFKIAGHQLTVVEVDATYVKPFKTDTIVIAPGQTTNVLVTTHRGGGKYMVAASPFMDAPIAIDNVTATATLHYSGSLTSAATTLTSTPPKNATSVATNFISSLRSLNSKQYPANVPLKIDHSLLFTVGLGINPCPTCVNGSRVVASINNVTFVMPKISLLQAHFFNISGVFTSDFPGNPPVSFNYTSTQVTNFATKQGTRLYRLAYNDTVQLVLQDTGMITPENHPLHLHGFNFFEVGRGLGNFNPKEDPKKFNLVDPVERNTIGVPSGGWTAIRFRADNPGVWFMHCHLEVHTTWGLKMAFVVDNGEGPNESLLPPPSDFPKC from the exons ATGGAGATGGCACCATGGATTCGAGTCCTAATGCTTTTAGCTTGCTTATGGTTTCCAGCTTCGGTGGAGTGCATGGTTCGCCACTACAAGTTCAAT GTGGTGTTGAAAAATACAACAAGATTATGCTCAACCAAGCCTATTGTCACTGTGAATGGACGTTATCCTGGACCCACTTTAGTTGCTAGAGAAGATGATACCATTCTTGTCAAAGTGGTCAACCATGTCAAATACAATCTCTCCATCCACTG GCATGGGATTAGGCAAATACGTACGGGTTGGGCAGATGGACCGGCATATATAACCCAATGCCCGATTCAACCGGGGCAGAACTATGTGTACACCTTCACCCTCACTGGCCAAAGGGGCACCCTTTGGTATCATGCACATATCCTATGGCTAAGAGCCACCGTGCACGGTGCAATTGTTATCTTGCCCAAGCGTGATGTTCCTTATCCTTTCCCCAAACCCCACAAGGAAGAGATTGTTGTGTTAGGTGAATGGTGGAAATCGGATGTTGAAGCCGTCATTAATGAGGCTTTGAAATCTGGTTTGGCTCCTAATGTCTCTGATGCTCACACCATCAATGGTCACCCTGGACCTGTCCCCGGCTGCCCTTCAAAGG ggtATACGTTGCCAGTTAAACCAGGGAAGACGTACATGCTTCGAATCATCAACGCTGCACTGAATGAAGAACTCTTTTTCAAAATCGCCGGCCATCAACTCACCGTAGTCGAAGTTGATGCCACGTACGTGAAACCTTTCAAAACAGACACCATCGTTATAGCCCCAGGGCAGACCACAAACGTCCTCGTTACCACCCACCGCGGCGGAGGAAAGTACATGGTAGCAGCCTCACCTTTCATGGACGCACCGATCGCCATCGACAACGTGACCGCCACCGCCACCTTACATTACTCCGGCTCTCTCACCAGTGCCGCCACCACCCTCACGTCAACCCCACCGAAAAACGCTACCTCAGTGGCAACAAATTTCATCAGTTCATTACGAAGCTTGAATTCCAAACAATATCCAGCTAATGTCCCTTTGAAGATCGATCATTCCCTGCTTTTCACCGTTGGACTTGGCATTAACCCTTGTCCTACCTGCGTTAACGGAAGCCGTGTTGTGGCTTCCATCAACAATGTTACCTTTGTTATGCCAAAGATTTCATTGCTTCAAGCCCATTTCTTCAACATAAGTGGCGTTTTCACCAGTGATTTTCCCGGGAATCCGCCTGTTTCATTCAACTACACAAGCACACAAGTAACGAACTTTGCTACCAAACAAGGGACAAGACTGTATAGGCTTGCGTATAACGACACCGTCCAGCTGGTCTTGCAAGATACTGGGATGATTACCCCAGAGAATCACCCTCTTCATTTGCATGGATTCAACTTCTTTGAGGTTGGGAGGGGATTGGGGAATTTCAACCCCAAAGAGGATCCTAAAAAGTTCAATCTCGTTGACCCTGTTGAGAGGAACACCATTGGGGTTCCATCTGGTGGATGGACTGCCATAAGGTTCAGGGCAGATAATCCAG GGGTTTGGTTCATGCATTGCCATTTGGAAGTGCATACAACATGGGGGCTTAAGATGGCGTTTGTTGTGGACAATGGAGAAGGCCCAAATGAGTCTCTTCTACCACCTCCAAGTGATTTCCCCAAGTGCTGA
- the LOC107950206 gene encoding thylakoid lumenal 17.4 kDa protein, chloroplastic isoform X6 — protein MVVLFINPCTSQSHLFFFCKRVPKSEESSSPLRTVACSLLAVCTVATASLVIAANQRLPPLSTEPNRCERAFVGNTICQANGVYNKPLDLRFCDYTNEKSNLKGKSVAAALMSDAKFDGADMSEAVMSKAYAVGASFKDFSNAVLD, from the exons ATGGTTGTCCTCTTCATCAACCCATGTACCTCTCAGAGTCACCTGTTCTTCTTCTG CAAACGTGTTCCCAAATCCGAGGAAAGCTCGTCTCCACTGAGGACTGTAGCTTGTAGCCTTCTTGCTGTATGCACCGTTGCCACTGCCTCGCTTGTAATTGCTGCCAATCAG AGGCTTCCTCCGTTGTCAACGGAGCCAAACCGATGCGAGCGTGCATTCGTTGGTAACACCATATGTCAGGCAAATGGTGTGTACAATAAGCCGCTCGATCTACGCTTCTGCGATTACACTAACGAGAAATCGAACCTGAAGGGGAAATCTGTTGCAGCTGCACTTATGTCGGATGCTAAGTTTGATGGTGCAGACATGTCTGAAGCTGTGATGTCAAAGGCTTATGCTGTTGGAGCTAGCTTCAAAG ACTTCTCGAATGCGGTTTTGGATTGA
- the LOC107950206 gene encoding thylakoid lumenal 17.4 kDa protein, chloroplastic isoform X5 has product MLSRIINKMPWLSSSSTHVPLRVTCSSSATSKRVPKSEESSSPLRTVACSLLAVCTVATASLVIAANQRLPPLSTEPNRCERAFVGNTICQANGVYNKPLDLRFCDYTNEKSNLKGKSVAAALMSDAKFDGADMSEAVMSKAYAVGASFKDFSNAVLD; this is encoded by the exons ATGCTCTCCAGAATTATCAACAAAATGCCATGGTTGTCCTCTTCATCAACCCATGTACCTCTCAGAGTCACCTGTTCTTCTTCTG CAACTAGCAAACGTGTTCCCAAATCCGAGGAAAGCTCGTCTCCACTGAGGACTGTAGCTTGTAGCCTTCTTGCTGTATGCACCGTTGCCACTGCCTCGCTTGTAATTGCTGCCAATCAG AGGCTTCCTCCGTTGTCAACGGAGCCAAACCGATGCGAGCGTGCATTCGTTGGTAACACCATATGTCAGGCAAATGGTGTGTACAATAAGCCGCTCGATCTACGCTTCTGCGATTACACTAACGAGAAATCGAACCTGAAGGGGAAATCTGTTGCAGCTGCACTTATGTCGGATGCTAAGTTTGATGGTGCAGACATGTCTGAAGCTGTGATGTCAAAGGCTTATGCTGTTGGAGCTAGCTTCAAAG ACTTCTCGAATGCGGTTTTGGATTGA
- the LOC107950206 gene encoding thylakoid lumenal 17.4 kDa protein, chloroplastic isoform X3, with the protein MLSRIINKMPWLSSSSTHVPLRVTCSSSATSKRVPKSEESSSPLRTVACSLLAVCTVATASLVIAANQRLPPLSTEPNRCERAFVGNTICQANGVYNKPLDLRFCDYTNEKSNLKGKSVAAALMSDAKFDGADMSEAVMSKAYAVGASFKGTDFSNAVLD; encoded by the exons ATGCTCTCCAGAATTATCAACAAAATGCCATGGTTGTCCTCTTCATCAACCCATGTACCTCTCAGAGTCACCTGTTCTTCTTCTG CAACTAGCAAACGTGTTCCCAAATCCGAGGAAAGCTCGTCTCCACTGAGGACTGTAGCTTGTAGCCTTCTTGCTGTATGCACCGTTGCCACTGCCTCGCTTGTAATTGCTGCCAATCAG AGGCTTCCTCCGTTGTCAACGGAGCCAAACCGATGCGAGCGTGCATTCGTTGGTAACACCATATGTCAGGCAAATGGTGTGTACAATAAGCCGCTCGATCTACGCTTCTGCGATTACACTAACGAGAAATCGAACCTGAAGGGGAAATCTGTTGCAGCTGCACTTATGTCGGATGCTAAGTTTGATGGTGCAGACATGTCTGAAGCTGTGATGTCAAAGGCTTATGCTGTTGGAGCTAGCTTCAAAG GTACAGACTTCTCGAATGCGGTTTTGGATTGA
- the LOC107950206 gene encoding thylakoid lumenal 17.4 kDa protein, chloroplastic isoform X4, whose protein sequence is MVVLFINPCTSQSHLFFFCKRVPKSEESSSPLRTVACSLLAVCTVATASLVIAANQRLPPLSTEPNRCERAFVGNTICQANGVYNKPLDLRFCDYTNEKSNLKGKSVAAALMSDAKFDGADMSEAVMSKAYAVGASFKGKSSLCFAFSTIIHLIVTQCF, encoded by the exons ATGGTTGTCCTCTTCATCAACCCATGTACCTCTCAGAGTCACCTGTTCTTCTTCTG CAAACGTGTTCCCAAATCCGAGGAAAGCTCGTCTCCACTGAGGACTGTAGCTTGTAGCCTTCTTGCTGTATGCACCGTTGCCACTGCCTCGCTTGTAATTGCTGCCAATCAG AGGCTTCCTCCGTTGTCAACGGAGCCAAACCGATGCGAGCGTGCATTCGTTGGTAACACCATATGTCAGGCAAATGGTGTGTACAATAAGCCGCTCGATCTACGCTTCTGCGATTACACTAACGAGAAATCGAACCTGAAGGGGAAATCTGTTGCAGCTGCACTTATGTCGGATGCTAAGTTTGATGGTGCAGACATGTCTGAAGCTGTGATGTCAAAGGCTTATGCTGTTGGAGCTAGCTTCAAAGGTAAATCTTCTTTATGTTTTGCATTTTCTACAATCATACATCTTATCGTAACTCAGTGTTTTTGA
- the LOC107950206 gene encoding thylakoid lumenal 17.4 kDa protein, chloroplastic isoform X2, translating to MLSRIINKMPWLSSSSTHVPLRVTCSSSATSKRVPKSEESSSPLRTVACSLLAVCTVATASLVIAANQRLPPLSTEPNRCERAFVGNTICQANGVYNKPLDLRFCDYTNEKSNLKGKSVAAALMSDAKFDGADMSEAVMSKAYAVGASFKGKSSLCFAFSTIIHLIVTQCF from the exons ATGCTCTCCAGAATTATCAACAAAATGCCATGGTTGTCCTCTTCATCAACCCATGTACCTCTCAGAGTCACCTGTTCTTCTTCTG CAACTAGCAAACGTGTTCCCAAATCCGAGGAAAGCTCGTCTCCACTGAGGACTGTAGCTTGTAGCCTTCTTGCTGTATGCACCGTTGCCACTGCCTCGCTTGTAATTGCTGCCAATCAG AGGCTTCCTCCGTTGTCAACGGAGCCAAACCGATGCGAGCGTGCATTCGTTGGTAACACCATATGTCAGGCAAATGGTGTGTACAATAAGCCGCTCGATCTACGCTTCTGCGATTACACTAACGAGAAATCGAACCTGAAGGGGAAATCTGTTGCAGCTGCACTTATGTCGGATGCTAAGTTTGATGGTGCAGACATGTCTGAAGCTGTGATGTCAAAGGCTTATGCTGTTGGAGCTAGCTTCAAAGGTAAATCTTCTTTATGTTTTGCATTTTCTACAATCATACATCTTATCGTAACTCAGTGTTTTTGA
- the LOC107950206 gene encoding thylakoid lumenal 17.4 kDa protein, chloroplastic isoform X1, with amino-acid sequence MLSRIINKMPWLSSSSTHVPLRVTCSSSASKRVPKSEESSSPLRTVACSLLAVCTVATASLVIAANQRLPPLSTEPNRCERAFVGNTICQANGVYNKPLDLRFCDYTNEKSNLKGKSVAAALMSDAKFDGADMSEAVMSKAYAVGASFKGKSSLCFAFSTIIHLIVTQCF; translated from the exons ATGCTCTCCAGAATTATCAACAAAATGCCATGGTTGTCCTCTTCATCAACCCATGTACCTCTCAGAGTCACCTGTTCTTCTTCTG CTAGCAAACGTGTTCCCAAATCCGAGGAAAGCTCGTCTCCACTGAGGACTGTAGCTTGTAGCCTTCTTGCTGTATGCACCGTTGCCACTGCCTCGCTTGTAATTGCTGCCAATCAG AGGCTTCCTCCGTTGTCAACGGAGCCAAACCGATGCGAGCGTGCATTCGTTGGTAACACCATATGTCAGGCAAATGGTGTGTACAATAAGCCGCTCGATCTACGCTTCTGCGATTACACTAACGAGAAATCGAACCTGAAGGGGAAATCTGTTGCAGCTGCACTTATGTCGGATGCTAAGTTTGATGGTGCAGACATGTCTGAAGCTGTGATGTCAAAGGCTTATGCTGTTGGAGCTAGCTTCAAAGGTAAATCTTCTTTATGTTTTGCATTTTCTACAATCATACATCTTATCGTAACTCAGTGTTTTTGA
- the LOC121215522 gene encoding protein NRT1/ PTR FAMILY 8.1 isoform X2, which yields MAESDFYTKDGTVDHKGNPANIKKTGTWKACPFIIGNECCERLAYYGMSSNLVRYFKHRLNQHTSVATRNNQNWSGTCYITPLIGAFLADAYLGRYWTIALFSIIYVFGMTLLAMSATVHGIKPRCYTEDNCDPTVTQSAVFFVALYLVALGTGGIKPCVSSYGADQFDDTNETEKKHKSSFFNWFYFSINIGALIASSVLVWVQDNVSWGWGFGIPAIAMAIAVVFFFSGTRLYRNQKPGGSPLTRLCQVVVASFRKCRVAVPADKSLLYETMDAESNIKGSRKVEHTEELSFFDKAAVETESDDIKGTVNSWRLCTVTQVEELKAVIRLLPIWATGIIFAAVYSQMSNLFVLQGERMNTHVGNSTFKIPPASLSIFDTLSVIFWVPIYDRIIVPVTRKFTGHKNGLTQLQRMGIGLFISIFAMVVAAILELERLREVRRHNYYEVKEMPMTIFWQVPQYFLIGCAEVFTLIGQLEFFYEQAPDAMRSFCSALQLTTIALVLSVLNLGAFLLIAKWYTYKKAVGTLR from the exons ATGGCTGAAAGTGATTTTTACACGAAAGATGGAACAGTGGATCACAAGGGAAACcctgcaaacataaagaaaactggAACCTGGAAAGCTTGCCcctttattattg GAAATGAATGTTGTGAAAGATTGGCTTACTATGGGATGAGCAGCAATCTAGTGCGATACTTCAAGCACCGACTAAATCAGCATACTTCTGTTGCTACTAGAAATAACCAGAACTGGAGTGGGACATGCTACATCACACCGTTGATCGGAGCGTTTTTGGCTGATGCTTACCTGGGAAGATATTGGACGATTGCCCTTTTCTCAatcatttatgttttt GGAATGACACTTTTGGCAATGTCTGCAACTGTACATGGCATCAAGCCAAGGTGCTACACAGAAGACAACTGCGACCCAACAGTGACTCAAAGTGCTGTGTTCTTTGTAGCACTTTACCTGGTAGCACTAGGAACAGGAGGAATTAAGCCTTGTGTCTCATCATATGGAGCGGATCAGTTCGATGACACCAACGAGACCGAGAAGAAACACAAGAGCTCTTTCTTCAACtggttttatttttccattaatatCGGTGCTCTAATTGCTTCCTCTGTGCTGGTCTGGGTGCAGGATAATGTGAGTTGGGGATGGGGTTTTGGAATTCCAGCCATTGCTATGGCAATAGCTGTTGTATTTTTCTTTTCAGGTACTCGTTTGTACCGAAACCAAAAGCCTGGAGGCAGCCCTCTCACACGCCTCTGTCAGGTTGTGGTAGCCTCCTTCAGGAAATGCCGAGTGGCCGTCCCTGCTGATAAGTCTCTCCTGTATGAGACCATGGATGCTGAATCTAATATCAAGGGAAGCCGGAAGGTCGAGCACACAGAAGAGCTTAG TTTCTTTGACAAAGCGGCTGTGGAAACCGAATCAGACGACATAAAGGGTACAGTAAACTCATGGAGACTTTGCACAGTTACTCAAGTAGAGGAGCTAAAAGCTGTAATTCGCTTGCTTCCCATATGGGCCACCGGGATCATCTTTGCTGCAGTCTACAGTCAGATGAGCAATTTATTTGTGTTGCAAGGCGAAAGAATGAATACGCACGTTGGCAATTCTACGTTCAAGATCCCACCAGCATCGCTTTCGATATTCGACACCCTCAGTGTGATCTTTTGGGTGCCAATCTATGACAGAATCATTGTCCCAGTGACGAGAAAATTCACCGGTCACAAGAACGGCCTAACTCAACTTCAACGGATGGGCATTGGCCTCTTCATATCAATATTTGCCATGGTAGTTGCAGCGATTCTGGAACTCGAACGACTCCGGGAAGTGAGGAGGCACAATTACTATGAGGTTAAGGAAATGCCTATGACAATATTTTGGCAAGTCCCACAATATTTCCTCATAGGGTGTGCAGAGGTTTTCACACTCATCGGACAGTTGGAATTTTTCTACGAGCAAGCGCCTGATGCCATGAGGAGTTTCTGCTCGGCTCTGCAACTCACTACCATAGCACTTG TGCTGAGTGTGCTTAACTTAGGAGCATTTCTCTTGATAGCAAAATGGTACACATACAAAAAGGCAGTGGGAACTCTTCGTTGA
- the LOC121215522 gene encoding protein NRT1/ PTR FAMILY 8.1 isoform X1, giving the protein MAESDFYTKDGTVDHKGNPANIKKTGTWKACPFIIGNECCERLAYYGMSSNLVRYFKHRLNQHTSVATRNNQNWSGTCYITPLIGAFLADAYLGRYWTIALFSIIYVFGMTLLAMSATVHGIKPRCYTEDNCDPTVTQSAVFFVALYLVALGTGGIKPCVSSYGADQFDDTNETEKKHKSSFFNWFYFSINIGALIASSVLVWVQDNVSWGWGFGIPAIAMAIAVVFFFSGTRLYRNQKPGGSPLTRLCQVVVASFRKCRVAVPADKSLLYETMDAESNIKGSRKVEHTEELSFFDKAAVETESDDIKGTVNSWRLCTVTQVEELKAVIRLLPIWATGIIFAAVYSQMSNLFVLQGERMNTHVGNSTFKIPPASLSIFDTLSVIFWVPIYDRIIVPVTRKFTGHKNGLTQLQRMGIGLFISIFAMVVAAILELERLREVRRHNYYEVKEMPMTIFWQVPQYFLIGCAEVFTLIGQLEFFYEQAPDAMRSFCSALQLTTIALGNYLSSLLVTIVTAITARNDKLGWIPDNLNYGHIHYFFFLLAVLSVLNLGAFLLIAKWYTYKKAVGTLR; this is encoded by the exons ATGGCTGAAAGTGATTTTTACACGAAAGATGGAACAGTGGATCACAAGGGAAACcctgcaaacataaagaaaactggAACCTGGAAAGCTTGCCcctttattattg GAAATGAATGTTGTGAAAGATTGGCTTACTATGGGATGAGCAGCAATCTAGTGCGATACTTCAAGCACCGACTAAATCAGCATACTTCTGTTGCTACTAGAAATAACCAGAACTGGAGTGGGACATGCTACATCACACCGTTGATCGGAGCGTTTTTGGCTGATGCTTACCTGGGAAGATATTGGACGATTGCCCTTTTCTCAatcatttatgttttt GGAATGACACTTTTGGCAATGTCTGCAACTGTACATGGCATCAAGCCAAGGTGCTACACAGAAGACAACTGCGACCCAACAGTGACTCAAAGTGCTGTGTTCTTTGTAGCACTTTACCTGGTAGCACTAGGAACAGGAGGAATTAAGCCTTGTGTCTCATCATATGGAGCGGATCAGTTCGATGACACCAACGAGACCGAGAAGAAACACAAGAGCTCTTTCTTCAACtggttttatttttccattaatatCGGTGCTCTAATTGCTTCCTCTGTGCTGGTCTGGGTGCAGGATAATGTGAGTTGGGGATGGGGTTTTGGAATTCCAGCCATTGCTATGGCAATAGCTGTTGTATTTTTCTTTTCAGGTACTCGTTTGTACCGAAACCAAAAGCCTGGAGGCAGCCCTCTCACACGCCTCTGTCAGGTTGTGGTAGCCTCCTTCAGGAAATGCCGAGTGGCCGTCCCTGCTGATAAGTCTCTCCTGTATGAGACCATGGATGCTGAATCTAATATCAAGGGAAGCCGGAAGGTCGAGCACACAGAAGAGCTTAG TTTCTTTGACAAAGCGGCTGTGGAAACCGAATCAGACGACATAAAGGGTACAGTAAACTCATGGAGACTTTGCACAGTTACTCAAGTAGAGGAGCTAAAAGCTGTAATTCGCTTGCTTCCCATATGGGCCACCGGGATCATCTTTGCTGCAGTCTACAGTCAGATGAGCAATTTATTTGTGTTGCAAGGCGAAAGAATGAATACGCACGTTGGCAATTCTACGTTCAAGATCCCACCAGCATCGCTTTCGATATTCGACACCCTCAGTGTGATCTTTTGGGTGCCAATCTATGACAGAATCATTGTCCCAGTGACGAGAAAATTCACCGGTCACAAGAACGGCCTAACTCAACTTCAACGGATGGGCATTGGCCTCTTCATATCAATATTTGCCATGGTAGTTGCAGCGATTCTGGAACTCGAACGACTCCGGGAAGTGAGGAGGCACAATTACTATGAGGTTAAGGAAATGCCTATGACAATATTTTGGCAAGTCCCACAATATTTCCTCATAGGGTGTGCAGAGGTTTTCACACTCATCGGACAGTTGGAATTTTTCTACGAGCAAGCGCCTGATGCCATGAGGAGTTTCTGCTCGGCTCTGCAACTCACTACCATAGCACTTGGTAACTACTTGAGCTCTCTGCTTGTCACCATTGTCACTGCTATAACCGCTAGGAATGATAAGCTTGGGTGGATACCGGACAACTTAAATTATGGCCATATTCATTACTTCTTCTTTCTCTTAGCAGTGCTGAGTGTGCTTAACTTAGGAGCATTTCTCTTGATAGCAAAATGGTACACATACAAAAAGGCAGTGGGAACTCTTCGTTGA
- the LOC107950209 gene encoding acyl-coenzyme A thioesterase 13: MEKVKELLQLDKEAEETVSRLTIHPHRVGYERSFYNDFGLRGIRVDKVEPGFVSCTFKVPPRLTDKNGNLATGAIANIVDEVGGSAVFVIGVPMKVSVDMSISFLGAAKLGDELEITSKALGERGGYAGTLVHIRNKATGELIAEGRHSLYGNESSKLLFGNQSSKL, translated from the exons ATGGAAAAGGTGAAGGAACTCCTGCAACTAGACAAAGAAGCAGAGGAGACAGTGTCACGACTCACTATTCACCCCCACCGAGTCGGTTACGAGCGTAGCTTCTACAACGATTTCGGCTTACGCGGCATCCGTGTCGACAAGGTCGAGCCTGGCTTCGTTTCCTGCACTTTCAAAGTTCCTCCTCGCCTCACC gataaaaatggaaatttagcAACGGGAGCAATTGCGAATATTGTGGATGAAGTCGGTGGGTCAGCGGTCTTTGTCATTGGTGTTCCTATGAAAGTTTCAGTGGATATGTCCATTTCGTTTCTGGGAGCTGCTAAGCTCGGT GATGAGCTAGAGATTACCTCAAAGGCATTAGGAGAAAGAGGAGGATATGCAGGAACACTTGTTCATATCAGAAACAAAGCAACAGGGGAGTTAATTGCCGAAGGTCGTCATTCCTTGTATGGTAATGAATCTAGCAAACTCCTGTTTGGTAATCAATCTAGCAAACTCTAG